The window TCTTTCACTCGGGTAGGTTCAATACTTGCTAATGGGATTATGAGTGCCTTTTTATCTAGCTTCCCATTTTTTGTGCTATATCCATAGAATTGCCTTGTGATTAAAGACAATAGTCGTGGCTGACAGCGCTATGAAACTGAGAAAGGTCATACCAGCAAGGACTAAAATAGGATAAATGTGCTGAAGGAATTGGGCCCTAGTGGGCCGgaccaaagaaaaataaagctGAAGCCCATCAGCAGGAGTCGGTTACAAACGAAATTACCATAGCACCGCCGCGCCATCACCGAAAAACCACAGCACAGGGCCACCAACTCACCAGCTATAGCATCAATATGAACTGGTGATTATTAtgcttattcttttttattgattgAGCAATAGCTAGCAAAATTGTAAGGCATTAATATATCCTGTGCAACTTATTAATACGAACTACGTCGAGGTTTTCAGCCGCATAGATAATGCACAATACGACTTAGTTCAGTTATCAAATGTGTTTTTCCGGGAATTCCATGGCATCCTTTATCGGTACACCACTACACAAATTTTGTCAAGTGAATGTAAAATGTGTCAAAAGTTTGGCGGTAATCCCTACAAAATATGTGGGAATTTCATCATTAGCACTTGCCTATCCAGCAATTACATGATGGAGTTGCGGCGAAATTAAAGGAGAATAATGTTCATGTGCGTAATCAACTGCACGTAGCGaatgggaaaaaataaaagaattaatttcaatatattccCTGTAGTTTGAAGACGGTCTTAAATTGCATAACATAGTTTAATTTGTCTCAAAATATTCTCCCTAAGAATAGTCAAATCGTCTTAATATGCTCCAAACAGCTGAAAACGTTGATGTTTGGAATGGGAAGAGCTTCATCTGCAATTCACATGAGTCTTAATAAGGGCAATATTGAACAAAAGATTAAAAAGATAGTTTTTTTAAGAGCCTGCATCTATTTTCGTATCTTTTAATCTTCGAATCAGATCTCATTTCTATTGCTTCGAGGAAGACTGAAAAAGATTCGAtctctttattttctcttccttgcTGTCGAACATCATCCACAGTGTTAGAAATAGAGCTATCTGTCCCTTGCCTCACTTGTCGAGCACTCTTCGCCTCCGCTTTTACTGCAACGTAAAGCACTCTTCGTCCTCAAACTACAGGTGAGATCAATTGTCCTCAAACTATAGGTGTATATCGcaattaacccaaaaaaattaggaGCAAATGTTTGGAATGGAATGGATGTAAAAATAATGAGAAAAGAACTGTAGTTGTCCAGGAAAGAGTCTGTTGCAATATGTTCCTCTATCAGTTGAAATAATAAGAGGCGCTCAGTCCGAGTCTCATTTGACTGAAATTCCTGtgctccctctctctttgcCTAACCTTTCTAGGCCCATGAATCCCCTATTAAGAAAAAATCGTTATTTCTAAAAAGGATATTAAGTAAGATTACTAGaagtatttttttcaattacaaatgAAGCTAAAGTGCACTCCCAATAAGGGATAGAAGAGGAATAAAGGGATACATATAGAAACATAGGAATCGAAGCCAAAATCTCTTACTTCTAAAttaagcattttttttttataaatatggtATCTAAGTTTCGCGCGACTAATATCTCGGTCGACGTGAACACCCTGCAAGCCTATGGGACATGTAAGACCGGCAAGTACAATTAATACTAAACCCCTTTTTTCCGATTAcgaccaattttttttttatgtaaaccCAGGTATCCGGAAATCCAATTAGGCTCCAACTAATCCAAGCGAGCCGGGTCGGCCCACTGGGCGGTAAAGCTCTCCTAGCGTggattttttgcattcacaatGACTTGAACCCGAGAGCTTGCTTAAGCAAAACAAGCGTCAAACCACTTAATCATGACTTTTGGAAGCCCTGAAcgtaaattgaaataattatttgtaaaaCACATACTCCAAGGGTGggatatatctatatataagggCAATTTTGCTGTTAATATGCGTCTCAAGATCAGGTGATTGGTGTACGTGTATACAAAAATATAGAAACCATAAATATAGCCCAGGTCATTCTGTATAAGTAGAGACGAACAATTAAAATGGCGTCGCCGGAGGCACTCCTCGGGAAGTTGCAGAAGGATATCGACCTGAAATCGAGTGCAGCCCATTATTATAAGCTGTGGAGGAAGGAGACCCACAAGATCCCCACTGCTTCCTCACCAAACGTTCAGGCAGTAGCTCTTCATGAAGGTGACTGGCACACACATGGAGCTATCAAGACCTGGAACTACACCATCGGTAGGCTACGCTTCGCTTTGTATATTTTCAGTGTGGGACATGGAATCGTAACCCCTGCTCTCACTTGTATTGTGGTATCCGACACGACCGGATGGGCTGAGCTTATAAATGGTTGGTCCATCCAACCCAAAAACTCAGACTCCCAAGTGGTggtggtattataaatttttttttttttggggggttaTATTTCCCATATAAGATTGTAGGATCCTTAATATGTATGCAAAACATAAATAAGGTCAGACATAGGGTTCGACTTTCCTAGAAGCATATTTCAATATGGCACGTATAGGATGTAACCCCGTAATGGCAGAGCGCCGTTGAACTTATTTAGCCTTCCGTCCAAAATATGCATAAGGATCTCCATCTTGAGACGATGAATAGCCTTATTTTTTGAGCAATTATGTCTATGTATGCAGATGGGAAACCAGAAGTATGGAAGGAGAAGGTGGAGTTCAACGATGCGAACATGACTATTACCTGCCACGGCATTGAGGGAGACCTTTACAACGAGTTAAAGTTCTACAAGCTCACAATCAAGGTTGTCCCGAAGAACAATGGTTCCGTGGCAAAGCTGGTCATAGAGTATGAGAGGCTGAACGAGGATATGCCGATTCCCAACAAGTATATGGATTTGGTTGTCAGCGTGGTTCAGGATATCGATGCCCATGTCCATGGGGCATCGACTTAAGAGGATTGCACATCTTCAATCATGTTTCTGGGTGCAATGTTTTCTGTAGTACGAATAAGGATGCTGTACCATGATATGAACCTATTGTGTCTACGATGTTTCTCTGCTTTTGCTCTGCTTCGTACTTTTACATGGATTTTGTTGTCAGCGAGATTCAGAATATCGATGCCCATGTCCACAGGGCATCGACTTAAGGGGATTGCGCATCTTCGATGGTGTCCCTGGGTGTAATGTTTTCTCTAGTGAGAATATGGATCTTGTACTGTCAATTCTGAATTGAGCTGAATGAGCTAAACTTTCACTGAATCTGTAGAAGCGTAAATATACGTTGTACAAACTGATCAAACGGGAAGGTAAATCCCTCAAGAGCAGGAAGGAAATTCTGTAGCCTAAAACTAAGACAGCTAGAACTAATTTACAAGGAAATACTTAAGTACAAGATAAGTACCCCGTAAAATACAAAAGTACTCGTAATATGTACCATGAACCAATTGTGTCTACGATGTTTCTCTACTTTTCTTCtgcattttactttttttttttgcttttgatAAATTGTTCTGTTGTACTTTGCTCCCCCGTGCCTTTCCATATATCATGTAAATGGTGAGATTACATAAACTAGTTGATACCCACAATTTGGGACGtaaatttttgttaattttgtaTAACCGAAATAGCCAATCAACTCACATACGGCATAAGAATCAATACTGACAGCAAAAGAGGtatattacaaattaaattaaattatctgTAATTAATCCTCAATCTCTTACTTGAGATTAATCTTGAGCAGCCGTTTGCTTGAGCCTTACTATGAAGTGCTTCCATTGAGTTCAAACTCCTGACCCCATGACAAAATTTGTCCATGGGAGTTCAATTTGTCAACCGCACAATATCTCGTGGTTTGCAATTtatcatcctttttttttgtgcaccCGCTTATATGCAGAAGCTTAACATAAAGTAGGGATAAATTTTGTTGATCATAAAATGCTCAAGAACAAATTCTGAACTAAAGTAGTAGTCTTTTAGTTCTAAAGTAGTAGTCGGCTTTGCCTCTTCTATTACTGCTGAATTATGGGGAGTTTGGTTGGGTGAACTAGCATGGAGTATGGGTTGCAGAAGACTAATCCTCCAAGTTGATTCGACCATTCTTCGAGGACTCATAATGGGGTCAGATCCTGGTGCCCCTCCATTCTGTCTAATACTGGTAGTCATAAAACAATTTCTATCGAGAAGCTAGAATATCTTGGTGGAGCATAAGAAGGTAATTGTTGGGCTGACTGGCTTGTCCGAAGAGTTATTCATGTCTTTGGGACTGCACATACCCTCACGATGGTTCCCAATATTCTAGGTCCTTTACTGTTGGGCGATAATTATGGGATCGCCATACCGCACTATTATATTAGCTAACTCCTTTATTGGGTTTTTTTCCCGTTTCCtcaaccaaaaaagaaaaaaaagcatCATCAATCACAAGCATGATATAGAGATGTAGTTAAGAGAACTTGCAATGACAGAGAAAATAATAGGTAccttattaatttaaattaacatTGTTTGTAATCTTGCTTCACCATGTGATGTGCGAATGACTAACTAGATTGTCAGAAATGACAGAATGGTTATTAATCATTCAATGAATTGGCATAAGTGtacttaattataataattctaTTAATTATCAAAAGAGGGTGCAGTGTAATGGTGCATACACTCGCCTGACAATAAAAAGATTCTAGATTCGATACTTGATGGGACTATCCGTCTTATTTATAagtcattaattttttattttattatattagacaCATGACCTCCCTtgtaactaaaaaaattacacaataattttttttttcgagctAGGGCTCTTTATGTGGTATGATgaattaagatttttttaaataatacaGGGCCAGAAATGGATGGTGGCTGGGATAACATAATAGAAAGGTGGACTTTTCGTATCCCCGACAGACCACTTTTAAActttcatttgttttcttctttctatTTCTTCAAGGGCTGTTAGTAAAAGTACACTGGACACTATTATTGCGATTACCAATAATAATTAGTTCACGCGATTCAGTACTTATTTATCTTAAATAATATTTCGAGTTCGAGTTTTGTAAACGAAAAAAATCATTGATTGAGAGAAATTTAACCCTTAGTAGACCGATTCGgctcgaattgaattaattaaggCCTGTTGGATTTCTAAATGCCATGATACACACCAAAAAAGATATTATTGCTATTgaatacaaaaagaaaatgtcgaAAAAGGTCATTATAAATGGCATCATAACATTATTATTTCACTGCAACAATATAGTTAATTAACAACTAAACAATCAATTTTAGTTACTAAAAAGTCACCTTTAACAACTAaaaaatttttcaatcataCAAATATTTAGTTGTCAAACTCTTTAGCTACTGAGCTGTAGCAGCTgatgtactattaagttatttagtttttatagGTTTGAATAActatattttacttttaaataaagtgaaaattttagttgctaaaaaaattatttagcAACTAATAAACTTAACAACTAAACTTTTTAGTTACTAAAGAGCGAAATATAATTGCTAAAATCtataacaattaaaaaaaattatttccgTGATCTTATTTCCTATCTCATCACATGGTGTGAAAAAGCACCAATGATATTGTAACAACAAGAGGATGAGTATATAAACCACTCAAAtaattgttttaattattcttaattataatgatgttattgattttttctcaCTACATCAATATGATCAAATAGGACGATTTAAGATTTCTTGCAACCCTACCGATTAAGTTATACATGTGGTGCATGGAGGATTGGAATGTTTGGTATGGCACGTGATTAGATGGCCAGCTAAATTCGACTTAAATGAGGATAAATGAGGATATGGAGTTGCTATGTGTCGCATTGATTTCGACCCAGTTTTAAGATGACCTATTAGCCCCGTGACGCTGCATGGATTGTATATTCTTGTGGCTACAATGCCATCATCTCCTGTGGATCTCCAGTCGCTACCACCGCCGCTGAAGAGCGGAGGAATTATAAGctgaattgaaataattaagtTAAGTCCAAATAAGTATACtttgaataaattaataatatgatTCTCACGAAGTGAACGGGAAGAATGATGGATAATCGAGATTGATAATATTGTTTTGATAAAGCTGAGAGTTATCCTCGATCTTGTGGCCTATTTAGGTGTGTGTATTCATAAGATTTAGACGTTTCTTATTcctttgaaatttaaattcagATTCTAAACTTGAGAAATATTGTGATTTTTCCCTATCGTATTAATCGCTCACCCAAAGCTGACATTTGACGACCCTAATAACCTTCGAATTCGTGGAGAGTGCATACCCACTAAGGGCATGACCTTCGAATCCGGGGAGAGTGAAAGACACGTTTCATTGTCGTGCTTCATACCCCACCTCACCTCAGGTTTCAGGTGTCCCATTTGTGCATTTCAATAGTATGGTTTGTTAATTCTAATATAGAAAACCCACACTTCGTAAACACAAGGCGTAGTGCCGTGATTAAACTGCCATGACAGTAAGGGAATCTTACTTACGGTGTAGGGGTTTGACATTGATTGCTAACATCAAGTGCCCAAAATTAAACTGGCATTCGCGTCCAAATTAGTCTCACTCAATAATCTCGCGATACCTCATatatcacaaaaaaaagaaacttacTACATGTTAATGGTATTGTGCATCCGCACATGTTTATATATTAGAGCAAAATATTGCTAACTAAATGtgctgctcttttttttttttaaccataaCATCAAGAAGTCCAATAATAATAGTCTTGACTGTAATTTAGTTCAAGCCGAGTTAgtccactaagggataaagttctctcaacatgaattttctctattcacaagactcaaatCTGAGGCATTGCTTAAATGGAACAGGAGCCAAATCGCTTGAATTAACCCACGTTGGTAAATATTACTCCTTATATTGAAGATCCAAGTGACCTTATAttggaattaatttttcaacgCTTAATTTGATCAcgattatttttctcttttacatatatattccgATTAATACAATTTGAATCGGATCCACCCACTAAATGGTAAACCTCTCCCAACTATCGTACCACAAATCTATTATTGCTGTGAGTATGATAAACCAGCTCTATTATTGGCATAAGTACGATAAAGTCTTTCATCACTGATATCATAAATTCTGCAAACCTAACAGACTAGCAAGATCATGACATGCAGTTGGCAAGAATAGTTACCTGAAAATGGAATTGTGCATTATAAATCTTTATGTctgtatttatataaatttcaaattgaaAGAAACCTAAATAAATTGGGAAACTAACTAacataattaattcaaatgATTTGACACTTGTATTCATTTGAATAAGATATCGAAATAAAATATTGGATTCAAGTATtgcgaataaaaaaaaatccatgatCAGGAGATTTTTACCCTTTACATGAGCCACTAGAACCTGAATCAATTGGGGCTCGTTggatttctaaaatatttgccgcacacaaaaagaaaaacaaaaattatcgTGAGAAACTGTTAGGGCTAGCGCTAGTGCTAGTCATGGGAAAGAATCAAGATGATAAAAGCATATATAGACAGATGCCATTGCGAGAATAGTTGTCCACATCAGATCAATGATGCACACTGGCCCTCGTATGAAGCTTAAGTAGAAGTTTCAAGTGTAATTCTTGACAGTGAGCCTTTTtctatgattttattttttgccctctctatttagttatttatttggGTTACAAGAGAGCTCCATTACAATGAAATAGAGCTCAAGCTTAAAAATGTTTTGTGATGATATactttttcggttataagagGTACAAATAGTCCTATCACGAGAATGTTCTCTCTATCCAATTACTAAATCCATTGGCATTTCTAGTGacccaaaagagaaaaatatacaaaagaGTTTGAAAATAGATTGTGTTCCTAATAAGGTGACAGGCTAGTgcgaattgattttttttttccggtgtcggtgccaattaaattttttttttcagtatgAACCTTATTATCTGGAAGCCCAATTATACCCCGACTAATTCGACCGAGCCAGTTCGACCAactaagagataaaactctctcatCGTGAATTTTCTGTATTTATAGTGACTCGAACTTGAGATCTTGTTTAAGCAAAATAAGTGCCgaatcgcttgaaccaacccacgcTGGTTACGATACCTTCTTTTCGGTGTAGGGGCGAATTGATATTTGATCAGTGCCAAAACCATATGGATGGAAGAAATTAAGGAATAAGACTGGCAACTTTTTAGACatacaaattaattgaattgatGTGTCAAGCAAAGTTAGGCACTGACACTCTTTTATaactcgaaaaaaaaaagtgtcaaGCAAAGCGGGAAATTATTATATCTAGTCATTACTTGGATGAATTTCTTTGCTCTTCaactaaagaaaaagaaaaaactgttTGCTCAATCTTCCACGATCTGCCAATCACAAACAAGTTGCACTCGGGAAAATCATTCAGGGGTCAAGAGGATGTTTTAACTCCTAACTAGCGGTACGGGGCAACTAAATagataaatggagaaaatgtTAAATGATATTACCTCACATTAACGTGGTGAGAAATaaccaataaaatttttttagtgtataataattatgataaatGTTCGAGTGACTAGCACCAATTCTCATAATGTAATTTAATTGGTACTTCCTCATGTTATGTGGTAAGGTAGGATTACCAAAGAGTTTCTAAGATAAATAAATCCTTATACTACAACAAAATTGTTTGTTAACCaagcttgtttggttttaaaatattttttaactctactcaacttatcttcaatttaaggACACAATTATtccctttttttcaattttttaatcattcaattcaatttttaacacTAAATTATTTGAACTACTCACTacattttccacaattcaacaacacaatcgttactttctcttaacttttcattactttttccacaattcaacaacacaatcattactttctctcaactattcattactttttcacactttttctcataatttaacaacacaatcattataaatcaattaaaactaaaactcaactaaactcaactctaaaatcaaacacaatcTAAATGATCAATTTTAGTTGCTAAAAGGTAGTTTTTAAcaactgaattttttttcagattgTACATATATTAGTTATCAAATTCTTCAGATATTTAATTATGGTAGCTCATAAATGTAACCAAATTATTTTAGTTGTTAAACCCATGGGCATTCCTGCTATTTTTTGCCCCTCTGCAATGCCCTCACATGCAATGTGACATGTggctttttttacttttcactAGCCTACACGTTGTCGCTTGctcttaaacacccgcccttgacaattgacctcgagtcGAGCTTGCGATGCGCACTCTGGTTGCACTCAATGTTGGATCGATGCGCAGAAGCGTACCCGATCCAATACCATATTGAATTTACCTAGGGTTTATATAGTCTCGGACTCATTTCTATTTAAAAGTTCAGGCCGATAGATGGGGAACCCAAATGCTATATGAACTGaagggaaaagtacaaaaaccctTCTTGTACTTTGGGATCAAGACAAATTGCGCATCGTGCTTTTATGAAGGACATTTAGCCCCCTTGTGCTATACTCCGTTAGCCATAAGAGATTAcgatgttaatttttttcatttttagtagtcaatctttaaccttttaatcattatggttctaaatctttttttcttttatcatgtctatcatcaacttttcattcttttcattttagtcctatcaagaaaattgaaaaggaatGAGGGATCAGGGTCaccgattggcggccccagCCCCCGAATGGACCGGGGGCTCCGAGTCGGAGCTCTAGATAGATTTGTTGGTTGGGGCTGCCAATCGACTACCCTAGCCCCTCCACAGAAGCCGCCAGTACCCACGGAGGTCATCGGTACCCATGAAGGACACCGGCGACCTCTCCTTccatttcgattttctttctaagactaaaatgaaaaaaaaataaaagtggaggatagaaatgataaaagaaaaaagatttaggatcaaaatgattaaaatgctAAAGATTCaggactaaaaatgaaaaaaaaaactaatattgTAATCCCCTATGGCTAATGGAGTATACTCTAAGGGGGGTAATTATCCCTAACAAAAATACATGGTGCAATTTATCTAAATCTCATATCACAATGGGGGATTTGTACTTTTCCCTACACTTAATTAGTTTCGCATGTCTGTCCGACGTGGGAGATTACTTTTTCACTCCTCAACAGGTAGGAACATCTCTGGCATCAAATAATCTTTTATACTCCCTTTGCTTATGGACACAACGCAAAATATATCATCTCAAgctttataatattttgttatGCGCGGGTCagctattaaaattttaactcttctttaattatatgcaagatatatattatttctgcATCAGAATACCAAAAGGACATCAATATTCCAGATCAGTGAGCGAGCTAGATGTCTGGAAGTACAAGCACACAgacagttatatatatatatatatatgtatatatacatatatatatgcacatactACGTAAAAGAGCCCGACACGAAATCGTAGTTCAGGCCAAAGCAAGCTCATTCTTGTTTGGTCCTTGTATGCTTCGGAAACGTGAGCATCAATGTCCTTGACAAGGGTGACGAACGCTACTAGGTAGTTGTTGGGATCAGGGACATCCTCCTTAAGCTTTTCGTAATCTATCGTCAGTTTGGCAGTGCATCCTTGGTTCTACGGGGTAAGTTTGCAGCTCGGCTTAAAGACTTTGTATCGCTCGAAGACATGCCCTTCGGATCCGTGGAGAGTGAATGACAAGTTTGGACCGTCGTACTCCACCTTCGCTTTCAAGGTCTCCAGCTTCCCGTCTTTGCATTTCAATATATCATGGTTCAGCACTGATATGGAGCTCTGATTATATGAACTTATATTATAGATACACACGCACACAAGTCGTCAGAGgaaaaatgcattaattgtaaccccaaaaaaaaaacgcatTAATGTTGGGAAGAGATTATTATCATATGCATAAATAAACTGTCTTATATAGTATTTT of the Punica granatum isolate Tunisia-2019 chromosome 6, ASM765513v2, whole genome shotgun sequence genome contains:
- the LOC116210088 gene encoding MLP-like protein 328; amino-acid sequence: MASPEALLGKLQKDIDLKSSAAHYYKLWRKETHKIPTASSPNVQAVALHEGDWHTHGAIKTWNYTIDGKPEVWKEKVEFNDANMTITCHGIEGDLYNELKFYKLTIKVVPKNNGSVAKLVIEYERLNEDMPIPNKYMDLVVSVVQDIDAHVHGAST